The Cloeon dipterum chromosome 3, ieCloDipt1.1, whole genome shotgun sequence genome includes a region encoding these proteins:
- the LOC135941398 gene encoding mediator of RNA polymerase II transcription subunit 17-like — protein MSTNSTSIAMEAPVEMQIQEIAFDGQETYAPSLSMSENLTKLAQKIDFAKCGPEEVNKEITEIDRNEDEAEQSTAPPLWPWDSVRNKLRNALTEVSVLSDLLTIAKGKKYVVLDPVPQDPPEPKPAMMMVWARKKSFAGAASVLFSGAERLKNSLIEAQKNRSTTADFHIELLRLRQNFRLKKVNNTIIGDLSYYRSSGSKHFHRGTFEVTKSEDEPDKLLSPPCSPNPNSANKLTSALRVTVPGELQGIASIKVYFQKDQDSLCSSNLNTPDTAFSIPEIDWQRKLEVAQNVLFCKEIFNQLAKEAVQLQSPIPHVVVGNQILASIFPGVQLVICLSHMEMSTDGKASLPPPIPRHDQVLEHTLHQLLRELHEKNAHYLLPHPASAPLGPSRKRSCAGPYAMDREEFVEMTESQTMLEQVIQQAQHTQLRDRTLCILDKLATQYKDPLISVHWLWLNSPTYACIKVTIFAQGYDEIYRNLVIIHVHDTYLKCISRDGKVVQLSYESMELKNYILCQICRHQIMAVQYLAKAMGWQCVANSFNLGSGTLVETFGNASSCILVSPVGDRLISIHCDQNSRVQVSVAQTPRKDFFPGQLVKERKWENLGNSFKEVQWEKMIGKNFLGKMELLMTSLTSSWMQ, from the exons ATGTCCACGAACTCAACAAGTATTGCCATGGAGGCGCCTGTTGAAATGCAGATCCAGGAGATCGCCTTCGATGGACAAGAGACATATGCgcc ATCTCTTTCTATGTCAGAAAACTTGACAAAATTGGcccaaaaaattgattttgccaaATGTGGGCCGGAGGAGGTGAACAAAGAAATCACAGAGATCGACAGGAACGAAGATGAAGCAGAACAATCGACGGCACCTCCACTCTGGCCGTGGGATTCTGTCAGGAACAAACTGAGAAATGCTCTGACTGAAGTGTCTGTCTTGTCCGATCTTCTGACTATCGCTAAGGGCAAGAAATACGTGGTTTTAGACCCTGTTCCCCAGGATCCACCCGAGCCTAAACCCGCAATGATGATGGTGTGGGCTAGGAAGAAATCTTTCGCTGGCGCTGCCTCGGTGTTGTTCTCTGGTGCCGAACGCTTAAAGAACTCTCTGATCGAGGCCCAGAAAAATAGGTCAACTACAGCTGATTTTCACATTGAGCTACTCAGGCTTCGACAGAATTTCAGGCTCAAAAAAGTTAACAACACGATAATCGGTGACCTAAGCTATTATCGAtcat CTGGGTCAAAGCATTTTCATAGAGGGACATTTGAAGTTACCAAGTCTGAGGATGAGCCGGACAAACTTCTCAGTCCACCTTGCtctccaaatccaaattccgcAAACAAGCTTACCTCCGCGCTTCGAGTTACAGTACCAGGTGAACTCCAGGGAATCGCATCAATCAAAGTGTACTTCCAGAAAG ATCAAGACTCATTATGCTCGTCAAATCTGAACACGCCCGACACAGCCTTCTCCATCCCAGAAATTGACTGGCAACGAAAGCTTGAAGTGGCTCAAAACGTGCTGTTCTGCAAGGAGATATTCAACCAGCTGGCAAAAGAAGCTGTCCAGCTGCAATCTCCCATCCCCCACGTAGTTGTGGGAAACCAAATCCTTGCCTcg ATTTTCCCTGGAGTGCAATTGGTGATCTGTTTGTCCCACATGGAAATGTCGACAGACGGCAAAGCGTCTCTGCCGCCGCCCATCCCCAGACATGACCAAGTGCTGGAGCACACCCTGCACCAGCTGCTGCGTGAGCTGCACGAAAAAAACGCACACTATCTGCTGCCCCACCCCGCGTCGGCGCCTCTGGGGCCGAGTAGGAAGCGCAGTTGTGCCGGACCCTATGCCATGGATAGGGAGGAGTTTGTGGAGATGACCGAGTCGCAAACAATGCTCGAGCAGGTTATCCAGCAAGCCCAGCACACCCAACTCCGCGACCGCACCCTTTGCATCCTGGACAAGCTCGCCACGCAGTACAAAGACCCTCTCATCTCCGTGCACTGGCTCTGGCTCAACTCGCCAACCTATGCGTGCATCAAGGTCACCATCTTTGCACAAGGCTACGACGAGATTTACAGGAATTTGGTAATCATTCATGTCCACGATACTTATCTCAAGTGCATTTCAAGAGACGGAAAAGTCGTTCAATTGTCCTATGAGTCTATGGAGCTGAAAAACTATATCTTGTGCCAG atttgTCGACATCAAATCATGGCTGTCCAATACCTGGCTAAGGCCATGGGCTGGCAGTGTGTGGCCAATAGTTTCAACCTGGGAAGTGGGACGCTTGTTGAAACATTTGGAAACGCGAGTAGCTGCATTCTCGTGTCACCGGTTGGCGATAG GTTGATTTCAATACACTGCGATCAAAATTCAAGAGTGCAAGTTTCAGTCGCCCAGACTCCAAGAAAAGACTTCTTCCCGGGACAGTTGGTCAAAGAGCGTAAGTGGGAAAATCTTGGCAACAGTTTCAAAGAGGTACAGTGGGAAAAGATGATTGGGAAGAATTTCCTCGGCAAAATGGAGCTGCTCATGACTAGTTTAACAAGCTCTTGGATGCAATAA
- the Pgant7 gene encoding N-acetylgalactosaminyltransferase 7 isoform X1, with product MSAIRFNRRVVRYFLIAFFVVLFLYVLMTGGGGNSKSSTSAIKKKPWMTTGKLGNFEPKEIIEREGPGEGGHAHHLKPNQENDAAASLSAYGMNMACSDEISLDRTIPDLRMDECKYWNYPEDLPRASVVLVFHNEGWSTLMRTVHSVINRTPPQFLEEVLLVDDFSDKGFQNLKDKLETYIKKFNGKVRLIRNPERQGLIRTRVRGAEEARGEVVIFLDAHCEVGTNWIPPLLAPIYYNRTTMTVPVIDGIDHDHFEYRPVYQAGQHFRGIFEWGMLYKENELPDKEVQRRSFNSMPYDSPTHAGGLFAINRNYFLQIGAYDPGLLVWGGENFELSFKIWQCGGSIQWVPCSRVGHVYRSFMPYTFGKLAEKKKGPLITINYKRVIEVWFDDKFKEYFYTREPLARYLDMGDISEQLALKDRLQCKSFQWFMDNVAYDMREKFPELPPNVHWGEMINKATKECIDTMGHAAPTVMGMSPCHGWGNNQLVRLNAKGQLGVGERCIDADRQGIKLVFCPLGSVEGPWHYEEGDKTLMHKETRKCVALHPQSNNLSLMPCDPINTYQQWVFKEIPSPWH from the exons ATGTCGGCTATCAGATTCAATAGACGGGTTGTGCGCTACTTTTTGATCGCCTTCTTCGTGGTCCTCTTTCTCTATGTCCTGATGaccggcggcggtggcaacTCTAAGAGTTCCACCTCAGCAATTAAAAAG AAACCATGGATGACAACAGGAAAGTTAGGCAACTTCGAGCCGAAGGAGATAATTGAAAGGGAAGGCCCTGGTGAAGGTGGACACGCGCATCATCTCAAGCCAAACCAAGAAAACGACGCCGCTGCCTCCCTTTCAGCCTATGGCATGAACATGGCCTGTTCGGATGAAATTTCTTTAGACAGAACTATCCCAGATTTGAGGATGGATGA GTGCAAATACTGGAACTACCCTGAAGATCTTCCAAGGGCGAGTGTGGTGCTTGTGTTCCACAATGAAGGTTGGTCAACCCTGATGAGAACGGTGCACTCGGTGATCAACAGAACGCCACCCCAATTTCTGGAGGAAGTTTTGCTAGTTGACGACTTCAGTGACAAAGGTTTTC AAAACCTGAAGGACAAACTGGAGACCTACATAAAAAAGTTCAATGGGAAGGTCAGGCTGATCCGCAACCCGGAGCGACAAGGACTGATCCGCACAAGGGTTCGAGGTGCTGAAGAGGCTCGAGGGGAGGTCGTCATCTTCCTGGACGCTCACTGTGAGGTTGGAACCAACTGGATTCCACCTTTGCTCGCGCCTATTTACTACAACAG aaCAACTATGACTGTGCCAGTCATTGATGGAATCGATCATGACCACTTTGAGTACCGCCCCGTGTACCAAGCTGGACAACACTTCCGTGGTATTTTCGAGTGGGGAATGCTGTACAAGGAGAATGAGCTGCCAGACAAAGAAGTGCAGAGAAGATCATTCAATAGCATGCCTTATGA ctcGCCTACCCATGCTGGAGGGTTATTCGCCATAAACAGAAACTACTTCCTGCAGATTGGCGCATATGACCCAGGTCTCCTGGTTTGGGGCGGAGAAAACTTTGAGCTCTCATTCAAG ATTTGGCAATGTGGCGGAAGCATCCAATGGGTTCCTTGCTCCAGAGTTGGACACGTGTACCGCAGCTTCATGCCTTACACCTTTGGAAAACTGGCTGAGAAGAAGAAGGGACCGCTCATTACAATT AATTACAAGCGCGTAATCGAAGTGTGGTTCGACGATAAATTCAAGGAGTATTTCTACACACGAGAGCCTCTGGCTCGCTACCTGGACATGGGAGACATATCAGAGCAGCTGGCGCTCAAAGACAGACTTCAGTGCAAGAGCTTCCAGTGGTTTATGGACAATGTTGCCTACGACATGAGGGAGAAGTTCCCAGAGCTGCCTCCTAATGTCCATTGGGGAGAG ATGATCAACAAAGCAACCAAGGAGTGCATTGACACGATGGGACATGCTGCGCCGACTGTGATGGGCATGTCTCCTTGCCATGGCTGGGGCAACAACCAG CTGGTGAGGCTAAACGCCAAGGGCCAGCTTGGTGTTGGTGAACGTTGCATTGACGCAGACCGGCAAGGAATAAAGCTGGTTTTCTGCCCGCTCGGCAGTGTTGAAGGACCCTGGCACTATGAAGAG GGTGACAAGACGCTGATGCACAAGGAAACGCGCAAGTGCGTAGCTTTGCACCCGCAGTCCAACAACCTGTCCCTGATGCCCTGCGACCCCATCAACACTTACCAGCAGTGGGTGTTCAAAGAAATCCCATCGCCCtggcattaa
- the Pgant7 gene encoding N-acetylgalactosaminyltransferase 7 isoform X2: MSAIRFNRRVVRYFLIAFFVVLFLYVLMTGGGGNSKSSTSAIKKKPWMTTGKLGNFEPKEIIEREGPGEGGHAHHLKPNQENDAAASLSAYGMNMACSDEISLDRTIPDLRMDECKYWNYPEDLPRASVVLVFHNEGWSTLMRTVHSVINRTPPQFLEEVLLVDDFSDKENLKDKLETYIKKFNGKVRLIRNPERQGLIRTRVRGAEEARGEVVIFLDAHCEVGTNWIPPLLAPIYYNRTTMTVPVIDGIDHDHFEYRPVYQAGQHFRGIFEWGMLYKENELPDKEVQRRSFNSMPYDSPTHAGGLFAINRNYFLQIGAYDPGLLVWGGENFELSFKIWQCGGSIQWVPCSRVGHVYRSFMPYTFGKLAEKKKGPLITINYKRVIEVWFDDKFKEYFYTREPLARYLDMGDISEQLALKDRLQCKSFQWFMDNVAYDMREKFPELPPNVHWGEMINKATKECIDTMGHAAPTVMGMSPCHGWGNNQLVRLNAKGQLGVGERCIDADRQGIKLVFCPLGSVEGPWHYEEGDKTLMHKETRKCVALHPQSNNLSLMPCDPINTYQQWVFKEIPSPWH, from the exons ATGTCGGCTATCAGATTCAATAGACGGGTTGTGCGCTACTTTTTGATCGCCTTCTTCGTGGTCCTCTTTCTCTATGTCCTGATGaccggcggcggtggcaacTCTAAGAGTTCCACCTCAGCAATTAAAAAG AAACCATGGATGACAACAGGAAAGTTAGGCAACTTCGAGCCGAAGGAGATAATTGAAAGGGAAGGCCCTGGTGAAGGTGGACACGCGCATCATCTCAAGCCAAACCAAGAAAACGACGCCGCTGCCTCCCTTTCAGCCTATGGCATGAACATGGCCTGTTCGGATGAAATTTCTTTAGACAGAACTATCCCAGATTTGAGGATGGATGA GTGCAAATACTGGAACTACCCTGAAGATCTTCCAAGGGCGAGTGTGGTGCTTGTGTTCCACAATGAAGGTTGGTCAACCCTGATGAGAACGGTGCACTCGGTGATCAACAGAACGCCACCCCAATTTCTGGAGGAAGTTTTGCTAGTTGACGACTTCAGTGACAAAG AAAACCTGAAGGACAAACTGGAGACCTACATAAAAAAGTTCAATGGGAAGGTCAGGCTGATCCGCAACCCGGAGCGACAAGGACTGATCCGCACAAGGGTTCGAGGTGCTGAAGAGGCTCGAGGGGAGGTCGTCATCTTCCTGGACGCTCACTGTGAGGTTGGAACCAACTGGATTCCACCTTTGCTCGCGCCTATTTACTACAACAG aaCAACTATGACTGTGCCAGTCATTGATGGAATCGATCATGACCACTTTGAGTACCGCCCCGTGTACCAAGCTGGACAACACTTCCGTGGTATTTTCGAGTGGGGAATGCTGTACAAGGAGAATGAGCTGCCAGACAAAGAAGTGCAGAGAAGATCATTCAATAGCATGCCTTATGA ctcGCCTACCCATGCTGGAGGGTTATTCGCCATAAACAGAAACTACTTCCTGCAGATTGGCGCATATGACCCAGGTCTCCTGGTTTGGGGCGGAGAAAACTTTGAGCTCTCATTCAAG ATTTGGCAATGTGGCGGAAGCATCCAATGGGTTCCTTGCTCCAGAGTTGGACACGTGTACCGCAGCTTCATGCCTTACACCTTTGGAAAACTGGCTGAGAAGAAGAAGGGACCGCTCATTACAATT AATTACAAGCGCGTAATCGAAGTGTGGTTCGACGATAAATTCAAGGAGTATTTCTACACACGAGAGCCTCTGGCTCGCTACCTGGACATGGGAGACATATCAGAGCAGCTGGCGCTCAAAGACAGACTTCAGTGCAAGAGCTTCCAGTGGTTTATGGACAATGTTGCCTACGACATGAGGGAGAAGTTCCCAGAGCTGCCTCCTAATGTCCATTGGGGAGAG ATGATCAACAAAGCAACCAAGGAGTGCATTGACACGATGGGACATGCTGCGCCGACTGTGATGGGCATGTCTCCTTGCCATGGCTGGGGCAACAACCAG CTGGTGAGGCTAAACGCCAAGGGCCAGCTTGGTGTTGGTGAACGTTGCATTGACGCAGACCGGCAAGGAATAAAGCTGGTTTTCTGCCCGCTCGGCAGTGTTGAAGGACCCTGGCACTATGAAGAG GGTGACAAGACGCTGATGCACAAGGAAACGCGCAAGTGCGTAGCTTTGCACCCGCAGTCCAACAACCTGTCCCTGATGCCCTGCGACCCCATCAACACTTACCAGCAGTGGGTGTTCAAAGAAATCCCATCGCCCtggcattaa
- the LOC135941401 gene encoding probable oligoribonuclease isoform X1, whose protein sequence is MIFLISKRILNFSWITGAKCFKTVSGNFFTITADKMGFKHPLVWIDLEMTGLDLEKDKILEIACLLTDGELNNVKEGPELIIHQTDEILDNMNEWCTNQHGKTGLTESCRKSRVTEAEAEKRVMEFLIENGIQPGQAHLAGNSVYVDRQFLSKFMPEIDKYLHYRIVDVSSVKELCKYWYPEKRLNTPAKEGNHRAMGDIYNSLHELKYYKHNIFM, encoded by the exons atgatttttctgatttcGAAGCgcatattgaatttttcttggatAACCGGAGCAAAGTGCTTTAAAAcag TTTCAGGAAATTTCTTTACAATAACAGCAGATAAGATGGGTTTCAAGCATCCTTTAGTCTGGATTGATCTAGAG ATGACAGGCCTTGACCTAGAGAAAGACAAAATCTTGGAGATTGCCTGCCTTTTGACTGATGGAGAGCTCAACAACGTTAAGGAAGGCCCGGAATTGATCATACACCAAACAGATGAAATCTTAGATAATATGAATGAATGGTGCACTAATCAGCATGGCAAg aCTGGCTTAACCGAATCTTGCAGAAAAAGTCGAGTAACTGAAGCAGAAGCCGAGAAACGAGTCATGGAATTTCTCATAGAAAATGGAATCCAACCAG GACAAGCCCACTTGGCTGGAAACTCAGTGTATGTGGACAGGCAGTTTCTGTCAAAGTTCATGCCAGAAATTGACAAATACTTGCACTACAGAATAGTGGACGTGTCATCAGTCAAGGAATTGTGcaa GTACTGGTATCCCGAGAAACGCCTCAATACACCTGCCAAAGAGGGAAATCACAGAGCTATGGGGGACATTTACAACAGTCTCCACGAGcttaaatattacaaacaCAACATTTTCATGTGA
- the LOC135941401 gene encoding oligoribonuclease, mitochondrial isoform X2 — protein sequence MGFKHPLVWIDLEMTGLDLEKDKILEIACLLTDGELNNVKEGPELIIHQTDEILDNMNEWCTNQHGKTGLTESCRKSRVTEAEAEKRVMEFLIENGIQPGQAHLAGNSVYVDRQFLSKFMPEIDKYLHYRIVDVSSVKELCKYWYPEKRLNTPAKEGNHRAMGDIYNSLHELKYYKHNIFM from the exons ATGGGTTTCAAGCATCCTTTAGTCTGGATTGATCTAGAG ATGACAGGCCTTGACCTAGAGAAAGACAAAATCTTGGAGATTGCCTGCCTTTTGACTGATGGAGAGCTCAACAACGTTAAGGAAGGCCCGGAATTGATCATACACCAAACAGATGAAATCTTAGATAATATGAATGAATGGTGCACTAATCAGCATGGCAAg aCTGGCTTAACCGAATCTTGCAGAAAAAGTCGAGTAACTGAAGCAGAAGCCGAGAAACGAGTCATGGAATTTCTCATAGAAAATGGAATCCAACCAG GACAAGCCCACTTGGCTGGAAACTCAGTGTATGTGGACAGGCAGTTTCTGTCAAAGTTCATGCCAGAAATTGACAAATACTTGCACTACAGAATAGTGGACGTGTCATCAGTCAAGGAATTGTGcaa GTACTGGTATCCCGAGAAACGCCTCAATACACCTGCCAAAGAGGGAAATCACAGAGCTATGGGGGACATTTACAACAGTCTCCACGAGcttaaatattacaaacaCAACATTTTCATGTGA
- the LOC135941400 gene encoding proteasome assembly chaperone 1-like, with protein MAASFFGEIVEPASRAFFDFGEDDFDEESSAEKCEFKITWKTEALRYDTVLVFHGKISNAFADRSFFDQGLCCGTVEKVTKQSLKKDAATFYSLQNDILALSVTAVEDIHSVPFIDCLDEIISKTKRVVVICSLPAARYLGEQRIEDGLLRCLVTSAKIEDLKIRCTTLEQPNFVPGVPAAFMSYCCLKQKPGYLLLCYSDDDPDVVDSRTLLPFNPIMTCPLFKSICKREHSSKLTGSAYGNIYM; from the exons ATGGCGGCTtcattttttggagaaatcgTTGAGCCAGCATCCAGAGcgttttttgattttggagagGATGACTTCGATGAAGAATCTTCGGCAGAAAAGtg TGAGTTCAAGATAACATGGAAAACTGAAGCTCTCAGGTACGACACCGTGCTGGTgtttcatggaaaaatttcaaatg cttttgcAGACCGCAGCTTTTTTGACCAAGGGCTTTGCTGTGGGACTGTGGAGAAGGTGACCAAGCAGTCTCTTAAGAAAGATGCAGCCACGTTTTACAGTCTTCAAAATGATATTCTGGCGTTGTCAGTCACTGCTGTTGAAGACATTCATTCTGTCCCATTCATTGATTGc CTTGATGAAATAATAAGCAAAACCAAAAGAGTGGTTGTCATTTGCTCCCTCCCTGCTGCGCGGTATTTGGGCGAACAGAGGATTGAAGATGGACTTCTAAGGTGCTTGGTGACCTCTGCCAAAATCGAGGATTTGAAAATCAGATGCACAACCCTTGAGCAGCCCAACTTTGTTCCTGGAGTACCAGCTGCAT TTATGAGCTACTGCTGTCTGAAGCAGAAACCAGGGTACCTCTTGCTGTGCTACAGTGATGATGACCCAGACGTAGTTGATTCGAGAACACTGCTGCCTTTCAACCCAATCATGACCTGCCCTCTGTTCAAATCTATCTGCAAGCGCGAGCACAGTTCTAAATTGACTGGCAGTGCCTACGGTAACATCTACATGTAA